A single region of the Salvia splendens isolate huo1 chromosome 18, SspV2, whole genome shotgun sequence genome encodes:
- the LOC121776766 gene encoding uncharacterized protein LOC121776766 — MDEGDPIRGPRREAHVGVGQNGHPTSNPLGCDSEPAERNTDKPKSMADMVLETSSSEGPQVFVPENIQNIGFASTSNGVPSIYFSGAKIQKLATSLGHAIVGKFSHSIPTSYQIQKALDNIKFSRGYTWEYINAKHILVQFEDMADYARLLSGPKGTPVWFIDRHPMRVFKWSPDFDAYCESPIVAIWCNLVGLQIHLYDQSALYAIGKLLGTPIQVDRATANKSRLFFARLCIEIDITKPPPDEIIMDICGRTSVQQVKWDKIPSYCGGM; from the coding sequence ATGGACGAGGGGGACCCGATTAGAGGACCGCGAAGAGAAGCACACGTTGGGGTCGGACAGAATGGTCACCCGACGAGTAACCCCCTAGGATGTGATTCCGAGCCGGCCGAGAGGAACACCGACAAGCCAAAATCCATGGCCGATATGGTGCTGGAGACGTCGTCTAGTGAAGGCCCGCAAGTCTTCGTTccggagaacatccaaaatattGGCTTTGCTTCCACGTCCAATGGAGTCCcatccatctacttctccggagcgaaAATCCAAAAATTGGCTACATCCCTCGGCCACGCCATTGTCGGTAAGTTCTCGCATTCAATTCCGACTTCctatcaaatccaaaaggcCCTAGACAATATTAAATTTAGCCGAGGTTACACTTGGGAATATATTAACGCCAAACACATTCTTGTGCAATTCGAggatatggcggattatgcTCGGCTCCTTAGTGGCCCTAAAGGTACTCCGGTATGGTTCATTGACCGGCACCCAatgagagttttcaaatggtcaccggactttgatgcatatTGTGAGTCTCCAATTGTGGCGATATGGTGCAACCTAGTAGGACTTCAGATCCACCTTTAtgatcaatcggccctctatgccattgggaaaCTTCTTGGTACACCGATCCAAGTAGATAGAGCAACGGCCAACAAGTCAAGACTCTTCTTCGCGAGGTTGTGCATCGAGATCGACATCACAAAGCCGCCACCCGACGAGATCATTATGGATATATGTGGGCGTACTTCGGTGCAACAAGTgaagtgggataagatcccgtccTACTGTGGGGGAATGTAA